The sequence AATCCAAGACGGTGCTCGTATTGCGGTACCTAACGATCCAACTAACCTAGGTCGTTCTCTGCTTCTTCTTGAGCAACAAGGTCTACTTGAGCTTCGTGAAGGTGCTGGTCTTCTAGCTACCGTTCGTGACATCGTTAAGAACCCTAAGAACCTAACAATTGTTGAACTAGACGCGGCGCAACTTCCTCGCTCTCTAGATGACGTAGCACTGTCTATCATCAACACGACTTACGCGAGCTCTATCAACCTGACTCCGCAAAAAGACGGTATCTTCGTTGAAGACAAAGATTCTCCATACGTAAACCTAATCGTTTCTCGTGAAGACAACCTAAACGCTGAAAACGTACAGAACTTCGTTAAAGCTTACCAAACTGAAGAAGTATACAACGCAGCTTCTGATATCTTCCAAGGTGGCGTAGTTAAAGGTTGGTAATCACCTAAACTACAG is a genomic window of Vibrio sp. FE10 containing:
- a CDS encoding MetQ/NlpA family lipoprotein: MKFNLKGLLTIAAAASALVLAGCGDKEVDTSKVKVGVMAGAEAQVAEVAAKVAKEQYGLDVELVTFTDYVTPNAALDDGSIDINAFQHAPYLDQQVADRGYKLTIAGNTFVYPIAGYSKEVKSVDEIQDGARIAVPNDPTNLGRSLLLLEQQGLLELREGAGLLATVRDIVKNPKNLTIVELDAAQLPRSLDDVALSIINTTYASSINLTPQKDGIFVEDKDSPYVNLIVSREDNLNAENVQNFVKAYQTEEVYNAASDIFQGGVVKGW